One genomic segment of Paenibacillus durus includes these proteins:
- a CDS encoding bifunctional cobalt-precorrin-7 (C(5))-methyltransferase/cobalt-precorrin-6B (C(15))-methyltransferase, which produces MDRRIKIIGIGDEGPAGLSAASLERIHRADVLAGGERHLSFFPGHRGESFIFKGGLGSTVERLAELRADKDVVVLASGDPLFYGIASFIVKKLGGDAVEIHPHVSSVQLAFSRMGESWQDAAVESVHGRTMKGLAQRINGKEKIALLTDHENSPSAIARYLIDFGINEYEAFVAENLGGEHERCGFWTLDEMSRSEFSPLNVVILRRKPGVAAPWFGFGIEDEKFHQRKPEKGLITKKEVRVLSLAELKLKKDSVVWDIGAGSGSVAVECTLSAPYGQVFAIEKNAGDIENIELNRKKFRADFTVIHDKAPSGLDQLPDPDAVFIGGSGGELRELIRICCSRLKTGGRIVVNAATIETLSESRQALADHGFDSRITLVQISRSKPILNMTRFEGLNPIYVITGFAKPGSERGGTEQP; this is translated from the coding sequence GTGGATAGGCGCATCAAGATTATCGGTATCGGAGACGAAGGCCCTGCGGGGCTGTCCGCGGCTTCCCTCGAACGGATTCATCGGGCGGACGTGCTTGCCGGCGGCGAGAGACATCTGTCTTTTTTCCCCGGTCACCGTGGCGAAAGCTTCATCTTTAAGGGAGGGCTGGGAAGCACTGTCGAACGGCTGGCTGAACTAAGGGCGGACAAAGATGTCGTCGTTCTGGCTTCCGGTGATCCGCTGTTTTACGGTATCGCGAGTTTCATAGTGAAGAAGCTGGGCGGGGATGCGGTGGAGATCCACCCTCATGTAAGCTCGGTGCAATTAGCCTTTTCAAGAATGGGCGAAAGCTGGCAGGATGCCGCAGTGGAAAGCGTCCATGGGCGAACGATGAAAGGGCTGGCACAGAGAATCAACGGCAAAGAGAAGATTGCCCTGTTGACCGATCACGAGAACAGTCCGTCCGCAATTGCCCGTTATCTGATCGATTTTGGGATCAATGAATATGAAGCTTTTGTTGCGGAAAATTTGGGCGGTGAGCATGAAAGATGCGGATTCTGGACGCTGGACGAGATGTCCCGGTCAGAATTTTCACCCCTGAATGTTGTCATTCTGCGCCGAAAGCCTGGAGTTGCGGCACCATGGTTCGGATTTGGCATAGAGGACGAGAAATTTCATCAGCGGAAGCCTGAAAAAGGATTGATTACCAAAAAAGAAGTCCGGGTGCTCAGCCTGGCCGAGTTAAAGCTCAAGAAAGACAGCGTCGTGTGGGACATTGGAGCCGGCTCCGGATCGGTTGCTGTTGAGTGTACATTGTCGGCGCCTTACGGGCAGGTGTTTGCCATCGAGAAAAACGCCGGAGATATCGAGAACATTGAGCTGAACCGGAAGAAATTCCGTGCGGATTTTACGGTGATTCATGACAAGGCCCCCAGTGGCCTTGATCAGCTTCCTGATCCGGATGCGGTGTTTATTGGCGGCAGCGGAGGAGAACTGCGGGAGTTGATCCGGATCTGCTGCTCCCGGCTGAAGACGGGTGGGCGTATAGTCGTGAACGCAGCAACGATCGAGACGTTGTCCGAATCCCGGCAGGCGCTCGCCGATCACGGCTTCGATTCCCGGATTACGCTGGTGCAGATTTCGCGCAGCAAGCCGATTTTGAACATGACCCGCTTCGAGGGACTCAATCCCATTTATGTGATCACCGGCTTTGCGAAGCCCGGAAGTGAAAGAGGGGGAACCGAACAACCATGA
- the cobI gene encoding precorrin-2 C(20)-methyltransferase gives MTTTALKTGTLYGIGVGPGDPELITVKAFRLMKECPVIAYPKKRMGGKSYALEIVELYINTAEKNMLGLVFPMTKDQETLDREWSRTVAQCWEHLKEGRDIAFVTEGDPNLYSTFIHMARLVQELYPEVPVISVPGISSVLGAAARLGLPLADGDEQVAIVPARNDRQAMKKALEDHDAVVFIKVAKVLDLIIDLLEEMELVDKASVVMKVTSSDELIWRNVRELKGQELEYLTLMAVKK, from the coding sequence ATGACAACGACAGCACTAAAAACAGGAACCTTATACGGGATCGGCGTAGGCCCGGGTGATCCGGAATTAATCACGGTAAAGGCGTTCCGCTTAATGAAGGAATGTCCGGTGATTGCTTATCCCAAGAAGCGGATGGGAGGCAAATCCTACGCGCTTGAAATCGTGGAATTATATATTAATACAGCGGAGAAAAACATGCTGGGGCTAGTGTTCCCGATGACCAAGGATCAGGAAACCCTTGACAGGGAGTGGAGCCGGACGGTTGCCCAGTGCTGGGAGCACCTAAAAGAAGGACGCGATATCGCTTTTGTAACGGAAGGCGATCCCAATCTGTACAGCACCTTTATTCATATGGCGCGCCTGGTGCAGGAGCTCTATCCAGAAGTCCCTGTTATTTCCGTTCCGGGCATTTCCTCCGTTCTGGGAGCTGCCGCCCGCCTAGGGCTCCCTCTTGCCGATGGTGATGAACAAGTGGCGATTGTGCCCGCCCGAAATGACCGTCAGGCAATGAAGAAAGCCCTTGAAGACCATGATGCGGTTGTGTTCATCAAGGTGGCCAAGGTGCTGGATTTGATCATCGATCTATTGGAGGAGATGGAGCTTGTAGACAAAGCTTCGGTGGTCATGAAAGTAACCTCTTCTGATGAGCTGATCTGGCGAAATGTACGGGAATTAAAGGGGCAGGAGCTTGAATATTTGACGTTAATGGCGGTGAAAAAATAG
- the cobM gene encoding precorrin-4 C(11)-methyltransferase has protein sequence MKLEPRVYIVGAGPGDPDLITVKGLNILMNADFVLYTDSLVNEQLISRAGSHAKVLQSSGMDLEQMVDVMSEAVLTGKSVARVHTGDPAVYGAILEQMVLLKQRGIDYEIVPGVSSVFAAAAVLGAELTVPDLTQTVILTRAEGRTPVPEREKLRDLASHHCTVALFLSATLAKKVVKEFLEAGWSEDTPVAVVQRATWPDQKIVRTTLRHLDSDLRQAGIRMHAMILAGWALDPGMVDRDEHRSKLYDKSFTHGYRKGQAAND, from the coding sequence GTGAAGCTCGAACCGAGAGTGTATATTGTCGGCGCCGGTCCGGGAGATCCGGATCTTATTACAGTGAAAGGTCTGAACATCCTGATGAACGCCGATTTTGTCCTGTATACCGATTCGCTCGTAAACGAACAGCTTATCTCCCGTGCGGGCAGTCATGCCAAGGTACTGCAGAGCTCCGGGATGGATCTGGAGCAGATGGTCGATGTGATGTCAGAGGCCGTTCTGACTGGAAAAAGCGTAGCCCGAGTCCATACCGGCGACCCGGCCGTATACGGCGCGATCCTGGAGCAGATGGTTCTGCTGAAGCAGCGCGGGATCGACTACGAGATCGTGCCGGGCGTCAGCTCCGTCTTCGCTGCGGCTGCCGTGTTGGGTGCTGAATTAACTGTTCCGGACTTGACCCAGACGGTCATTCTGACCCGGGCTGAAGGACGGACGCCTGTACCGGAACGGGAGAAACTCCGCGACCTCGCTTCCCATCATTGTACGGTCGCGCTGTTTTTAAGCGCTACGCTTGCGAAGAAGGTGGTCAAAGAGTTTCTGGAGGCGGGCTGGTCGGAGGACACGCCAGTAGCCGTTGTGCAGCGGGCCACATGGCCGGATCAGAAAATCGTGCGCACGACGCTCCGGCATCTCGACAGCGATTTGCGGCAGGCCGGAATCCGCATGCATGCCATGATCCTGGCGGGCTGGGCGCTTGACCCGGGAATGGTTGACCGTGACGAACACCGCTCTAAACTATATGACAAGTCGTTTACCCACGGTTACCGGAAAGGGCAGGCCGCTAATGACTAA
- a CDS encoding cobalt-precorrin 5A hydrolase gives MTKPYAAVAITKHGVEMARSLAADFPGTDLYYMSKFARGDETELGYRLFEGSVKLILPDLFKAYKGLIIFISLGAVVRMIAPILEDKKKDPAVIVIDDRGQHVISVLSGHLGGANALTLEVAKALGARPVITTASDVQGTIPVDLFGRGFGWEIESFDKATPVSASVVNEEWIAVVQEAGETQWWTYDKPLPPHITVYGHAAEALQAEFDAALVVTDRLLEPGEEAALLNNGVLYRPKTLVLGIGCNRGTSAEEIEHTIISTLSELRLSVKSVRNAATIVLKQDEEGLLEVCRKYKWKLELYTPDELNEVPLKNPSETVYKYTGAYGVSEPAALRSSRAADWLLEKRKSGNVTISIARIPFPSGGQVGV, from the coding sequence ATGACTAAGCCTTACGCCGCCGTCGCAATCACCAAGCATGGGGTGGAAATGGCCCGGTCCTTGGCCGCCGATTTCCCGGGAACCGACCTTTATTATATGAGCAAATTTGCCCGGGGCGATGAGACGGAACTGGGATATCGACTGTTCGAAGGCTCTGTCAAGCTGATCCTGCCGGACTTGTTCAAAGCGTACAAAGGACTTATTATTTTCATTTCTCTTGGAGCCGTCGTCCGCATGATTGCTCCGATTCTGGAAGACAAGAAAAAGGACCCCGCAGTCATCGTGATCGATGATCGCGGCCAGCATGTGATCAGCGTCCTTTCGGGCCATCTGGGCGGCGCCAATGCGCTGACGCTGGAGGTAGCGAAAGCACTCGGCGCGCGTCCTGTCATCACGACCGCGTCCGATGTGCAGGGAACGATCCCGGTGGACTTGTTTGGACGCGGCTTCGGCTGGGAGATCGAAAGCTTCGACAAGGCGACGCCCGTCAGCGCTTCAGTGGTCAATGAGGAGTGGATCGCCGTTGTGCAGGAAGCGGGCGAGACGCAGTGGTGGACCTATGACAAGCCGCTGCCGCCGCATATTACCGTTTACGGTCACGCCGCAGAAGCGCTGCAAGCGGAGTTTGACGCGGCGCTGGTGGTTACGGACCGGCTGCTGGAACCCGGGGAAGAAGCCGCACTGCTGAATAACGGGGTGCTGTACAGACCCAAGACGCTTGTCCTCGGCATCGGCTGCAACCGGGGAACTTCAGCGGAGGAGATTGAGCATACGATTATAAGCACACTGTCCGAGCTCCGGCTGTCCGTCAAGAGCGTGCGCAATGCGGCCACCATCGTGCTGAAACAGGATGAGGAGGGGCTCCTTGAAGTCTGCCGGAAGTATAAGTGGAAGCTTGAATTGTATACACCGGACGAGCTGAATGAGGTTCCGCTGAAAAATCCGTCCGAAACCGTGTATAAATATACGGGTGCATACGGGGTCAGCGAGCCTGCGGCGCTCCGCTCATCCAGAGCGGCGGATTGGCTGCTGGAGAAAAGGAAGAGCGGCAACGTCACCATTTCCATCGCCCGCATACCATTCCCATCCGGCGGGCAGGTGGGAGTATGA